A portion of the endosymbiont of Galathealinum brachiosum genome contains these proteins:
- a CDS encoding alpha-ketoglutarate-dependent dioxygenase AlkB, translating into MNLFNYDPALNLLPCDGEVNCFGNIFSVRESELYLQGLLNNIEWKNDEVIIYGKHITTKRKVAWYGDNNFAYRYSNITRHALCWTKELLTLKAIVESHTNVTYNSCLLNLYHNGDEAMSWHCDDESTLGKNPNIASLSFGAERKFSLKHKTSKQTVSLLLEPGTLLVMKGTTQNNWLHCLPKMKNIPSPRINLTFRTFG; encoded by the coding sequence ATGAATTTATTTAACTATGATCCAGCTTTAAATCTGTTGCCCTGTGATGGAGAGGTCAATTGCTTCGGCAATATTTTTTCAGTCCGGGAAAGTGAGCTTTATTTACAGGGGTTACTCAACAATATTGAGTGGAAAAATGATGAGGTTATAATTTATGGCAAACACATTACTACCAAACGCAAAGTAGCGTGGTACGGTGACAATAATTTCGCTTATCGTTATTCAAATATTACCAGACATGCACTTTGCTGGACAAAAGAGCTTTTAACGTTAAAAGCAATCGTTGAAAGCCACACAAATGTAACCTATAACTCCTGTTTATTAAATTTATATCATAATGGGGATGAGGCAATGTCCTGGCATTGTGATGATGAAAGCACATTAGGTAAAAACCCGAATATTGCCTCACTTAGTTTTGGTGCTGAGAGAAAGTTCTCTCTAAAACATAAAACCAGCAAGCAAACAGTTTCACTTTTATTAGAACCCGGTACTCTATTAGTAATGAAAGGCACCACACAGAATAACTGGTTGCATTGTTTACCTAAAATGAAAAACATCCCTTCACCAAGAATTAACCTCACCTTTAGAACATTTGGTTAA